From the genome of Vicia villosa cultivar HV-30 ecotype Madison, WI linkage group LG2, Vvil1.0, whole genome shotgun sequence, one region includes:
- the LOC131653288 gene encoding putative pentatricopeptide repeat-containing protein At1g12700, mitochondrial yields MSFLRYAAASVSISNSRSYSHCLQHFHDDIVDVVSFFNQMLHKNLTPPAIEFGKILDSLVKAKHYPTVVFLSRQMEFSRVTPNLVILNILINSLSQLGHITFAFSVFAKILKRGYRPDCITFTTLIKGLCLKGHLHQALHFHDNLIAQGFKLDQVTYGILINGLCKAGQTTAALQLLKRVDGKLVHSDVVMYTTIIDSMCKNKLIYDACDLYSEMLAKRISPNVFTYNTLISGFCIVGKLKEAIDLFNKMTLENINPDVYTFNILVDAFCKQGKVKEAQNVLAVMIKNDIKLNVVTYSSLMDGYCLVNEVNKADCIFKTMVQRGVTPNVYNYNIMIKGFCKIKMIDKAISLFKEMHCGKIIPNTITYSSLIDGLCKLGRISYALELVDEMRDRGQLPDIITYSSILDALCKNHQLDKAIACFKEFKDKGIQLDVYTYTIIDGLCKGGRLKDTRKFFEELLVKGYNLDVCTYNVMIHGFCKSGLFDEALTLLSKMKDNCCIPDAQTYEIIILSLFENDENDKAEKLLREMIARGLL; encoded by the coding sequence CTTCTTCAACCAAATGCTCCATAAGAATCTCACTCCACCTGCCATTGAATTTGGCAAGATTTTAGATTCTCTTGTCAAAGCCAAACATTACCCCACTGTTGTTTTCCTTTCTCGCCAAATGGAATTCAGTAGAGTTACTCCTAATTTGGTAATTCTCAATATTCTCATCAATTCTCTTTCTCAATTGGGTCATATTACTTTTGCCTTTTCTGTATTCGCAAAGATTCTCAAGAGAGGTTATCGCCCAGATTGCATAACTTTTACTACACTCATCAAGGGTCTCTGTCTCAAAGGTCACCTCCATCAAGCATTGCACTTTCATGACAACCTCATAGCTCAGGGATTTAAGTTGGACCAAGTTACTTATGGGATATTGATCAATGGTCTATGCAAAGCCGGACAAACAACTGCAGCGCTACAGTTGCTCAAACGAGTTGATGGGAAATTAGTCCACTCTGATGTGGTAATGTACACTACCATTATTGATAGCATGTGCAAAAATAAACTTATTTACGATGCATGTGATTTATATTCTGAAATGCTTGCTAAGAGGATTTCTCCTAATGTTTTCACTTACAATACCTTAATTAGTGGATTTTGCATTGTTGGTAAACTAAAAGAAgcaattgatttatttaataaaatgacATTGGAAAACATCAATCCGGATGTGTATACCTTTAATATATTGGTTGATGCTTTTTGTAAGCAAGGGAAGGTGAAAGAAGCACAAAATGTGTTAGCTGTGATGATTAAAAATGACATTAAACTTAATGTTGTTACTTATAGTTCTTTAATGGATGGATATTGTCTAGTAAATGAAGTGAACAAGGCTGATTGTATATTCAAGACTATGGTCCAAAGGGGAGTAACTCCTAATGTTTACAACTACAATATCATGATTAAAGGATTCTGTAAGATTAAAATGATCGACAAAGCTATAAGTCTCTTCAAAGAAATGCATTGTGGAAAAATCATTCCTAATACAATAACTTATAGTTCCCTTATTGATGGCTTGTGCAAATTGGGAAGGATCTCATATGCTTTGGAGCTTGTCGATGAAATGCGTGATAGAGGTCAACTACCTGATATTATTACATACAGTTCTATATTGGATGCTTTATGCAAAAACCATCAACTTGATAAGGCAATTGCATGTTTTAAAGAATTTAAAGACAAAGGTATTCAACTTGATGTGTACACATACACTATTATCGATGGATTGTGTAAAGGTGGAAGACTAAAGGATACACGAAAGTTTTTTGAAGAACTTTTGGTCAAAGGTTACAATCTTGATGTCTGTACATATAATGTTATGATCCATGGATTTTGTAAGAGTGGTTTGTTTGATGAAGCGTTGACATTGCTGTCAAAAATGAAAGACAATTGTTGCATTCCGGATGCTCAAACTTATGAAATCATTATTCTCTCCCTATTTGAAAATGATGAAAATGATAAAGCAGAGAAACTTCTTCGTGAAATGATTGCGAGAGGTCTACTATAA